Part of the Phycodurus eques isolate BA_2022a chromosome 3, UOR_Pequ_1.1, whole genome shotgun sequence genome, TCCTTTGTGTTTGCAGGTAAACAAACACGTAAACCAATTGGATGACACCCCCCACACTTCCCTCCCAGGGTGTCCCCTCCTGACCCCCTCACATTCCAGCAGCATGCTTGGGTTTGATTGCTGCTGCTGCACACAGGGAATGTTTGGAAAGTGCAGAGTCAGCGCTTTTCGGGATGTTCACAACAACACTCTCTTGCTGACTTCTGATTAGCTGACACGCTCACTCACGAAGCAGGGTCTTCTTTTGGCCCTGATGAAATACCCCAGGAACTAAATGTAGATGTTCACGTCATCCAAACACGTAATGGTCCTCCAAAAGTTCCTAGTTTCACTAAGTTCCAGGAACTTGTAGTTCTTGGTACAAGTAGTTTGTGGAACTATAAAGGGTTCAAtcagatacagtatgtttaaagCCTCAAAGGTTGTTGCACCTCTCGAAACAGATAGTGACCTCATACTACCCCAAACGCCACAGCTTCATTTGCACTTTTACATCAACTTTTTGCTGGATAactccatttgtgtgtgtgtgtgtgtgtgcgcgtgtgtgcgtgcaggaGGAAAGCAGCGTAGCCTCCAACAGCCTGGAAGAGAGCCAGGTGACGGCGTTCTGGTGGGGCGAGTGGGCTAAGTGGACGGCATGCACGCGCACTTGCGGCGGCGGCGTCAAGTCACAGGAGAGACACTGCCTCAAACAGCGGTCACTAAAAAAACTGTTTCCGACGCGCCctgaaggcaacacctgagGTTTCTGCTTGTTGTTGTTCACATGTGTCTTTTGTGTCCAAAGAAAGAAAGTTGCTGCATTCAAGGACAACATGACGTGCTCAGGAACCTCCAAGAGATACCACCTGTGCAACGCACAagtcagtcacacacacacacacacacacacacacacacacacacacacatgcacacacacacacacacacacacacacacacacacactggcaaaCACAGATACatccatgcacacacaaacagacacatacAGACACGCACAAATTGTGAATGttaaacacacgcacagacacatgcaacacatacacaaacacacacacacacacacacacacagtgtgaaGCTAAATCACaaagacagacacacagactGTCAAGTTTGTTGTTTGCGCCACGCAGGACTGTCCGGCCAGTGGCCAAAGCTTCCGGGAGGAGCAGTGCTGGTCCTTCAACTCGCAGCTCTACGGTGGCCACAGCTACCAGTGGAAACCTCTCTATCCGGGTACCACACATTCAGCCTGAATCATGGGTTAGGGCAGGGGTGGCCAACCAGTCAGAGGCTAAGAGCCCACATTTTTACTGTGTTTAtgcaaagagccacatcatacacatgaGCACACACGGGGTACGATCGAAGATTTCCTTCCAGAAATTCTTTGTTAACGGGGGCAGCCAGGGGCCCAGGCCCGTTGTGCCAGTTTTCCACTTTGTTCGATGCCCCTAGGCACATGTAAACTGCTCTCGCTTTCTCTTACACAAAGAGACCTCTGCTCTGCCAGATTTACTGTTAATGTCACACATTAGAATAGTACTGACAACAAATGACTCCCATAGAACTAAGACCACAAAACAGTCATTTTCAACAATGAACACTGTGTGCACTGTCTCCCAAACAAACTCTCGATTCAATGTTCAGTTTAATGTCtacaaacaaaattattataatttacaaTAGCATTAGTTCTCTTTCCATGCATGTTGCTTAATGGGACTTCTAGCATTCCTTGCCCTCAACAATCCTCAAATCTGGTTTATAGTCAGTTGTTCCCACTCGAAGCAATTCCTTCACGTGCCTATTCCAATTGAGTGTATACATGGGCAAACATGTGGCGTAAACGTCACAACATTTATAAAGATGGAAGTCCGATGTCTATTTAGGACAGTAGCtgggattgtttttacactttcattaaaacaaccacttgataaaaacaagttacaagtagtTCAAAACAAGAACTCTTCCAAATACATGCTCTGGTCGCAAGCTGTCATATTTACGTACATAAATGATGATGTCACCGCACATTTACATCAAGACAgagcatgcgcagacagagcGCAGCCTGACACATTCGGATTCACGGTTAGCATGATGAAAATTTACTTTTGATCGGTTTGcaaaaaggaatattccatCGCTGTGAAACCAAATTAAATTCCATTCAAATTTATTCCTATTTATtccaattgaggtgtttatttgGAGGGTTTTCATAATAGGAAAATGTGCAGTCCGTTCCGAGTGTTTCCGGGTTGCCTGGCAACTGGCAGGAGAGGGCAGCATGAATGTAAGAGAAACCGGTCAGCGAGCCGCATGCGGCTCCTGAGCCGCGAGTTGGCCAGGCCTGGATTAGCGGTTAAAACCTGTGTTAGAATttccaattagggtttcaagcctgggttacaCATTTCAATTAGGGTTTCCAACATGGGTTAGGGGAGGGGTGtctcttttttgtctcgggccgcattgtagttatgatttccctcagagggcggttagaacagtgaaaccatataaatcaCCAAATCATGTTATTGCCatgacacaacaaattgagggataactagttttgaaatcagaagacaaggataatagtttgttcaagtattgtttaagttactgtagaagaaaggtttggtcacagaaaaatgaagtatctcaacattattgtttattattattatgacaatttggaatttaggTACAggttttagcaaaaatcacagaagttgacgagcatgatttgctttcgcgggccacataaaaggatgtggcgggccgcatctggcccctgggccttgagtttgacatcatGGTTTAGGGTGTCAATGGAGGGCTTCGATGATGTTAATGCTACCgacattagcattgatgttagtGCTGCGCTGTGTCTAGACGACTATGTGCACATCTCCAGCAACCCGTGCGACCTCCACTGCACTACCGCCGATGGCCAGCGTCAGCTGATGGTAGCTGCGCGCGACGGCACGTCCTGCAAGTACAGCAGCTACCGCGGCGTCTGCGTGGATGGTAAGTGTGAGGTGAGTCCACGCTCGGCCACGAtgtcaaagtagggtttcaagcttaGGCTAGCGTTGCAAATCAGgctaacatttattttagtatatttatatttctagGTCATTTGCCTGTGTTGAAAAACGCTGACATGTTTTCTTTGATGTCTCCCAGCCAATCGGATGCGATGGCGTTCTCTTTTCATCCAACACACTCGACAAGTGTGGAGTCTGCCAGGGTGACggcagcagctgcagcagagTCACTGGAAACTTTCGCCGCGGGGCCACCACGCTCGGTGAGTGCCATGCGGTCACCACACCACCCGGTTGCCATGCCACTCACTCACCACCGCTACCTGGTCGCCACCACTGCCAGCTCGCCATGCAACCCAATCGCCAGCACCACCCGCATGCTGCTGCCGTCGGCTCGCCGCCCGCTCGCCACACCGCCCGTTCGCCACGCCACCCGCTCGCCACCACCGCTTGCTCGCCACTGCTGCCCGCTCACCACATCACCGGCTCGCAACCACCGTTCGCTCACCGTCACCGCCAGGCTTGCAACCGCTGCCCGCTCACCACACCACCCACCCGTCACCACTGCCTGGTCGCCACTGATGCCAGTGCCCAGTTGCTAGTACCATCCAACCGCTGCCACCCAGTCCTCACCACCACTCGGTTCCTGCCACCTCTCGGTCACTGCCGCCGCTCAGTCCCCGCCGCGGCTCAGTCCCAACCTACGCCAGATCcatgccactgccacctggtCCTCCCCTCCACCCTCCCACCGCCACCCGCTCCACCCCGCCACTCGTTCTCCATCACTGCCTACACCCGGTCACCACCGCCGCCCGCCATCCGGTCACCCGCCGAAACCTGGTCTCTTCAGCCGTCCGGTCTTCACTGCCACCCGGTCCCCACTGCCACTACTCAGTCCGCTAAGTTCAGTCTCCTGCCTCCTGATTTCCAGGTTACGCCTTCATCACGCAAATCCCTGAAGGATCATGGGACATCCAGGTCATCGAGAGGAAGAAGTCAGCCGACGTTCTCGGTCAGTGATTGGCCGGCAGTCGGCGCGTAAGTTCCGTTTCCcagacaaaaagccaaagaaaaagccaaaactGCTTCCTCCTCCTAGCCGTGACTGACCAGGCGGGGAACTTCTTCTTCAACGGTGCCTACAAGGTGGACAGCCCTCAGAACTTCCATGTGGCGGGCACTGTCTTCAAGTACCGCCGCCCCATGGACGTCTATGAGACGGGCATCGAGTACATTGTCGCCAAAGGGCCCCTGGACCAGCCCGTGAACATCCTGGTACTCAAAGCAGCATGTCAGGGACTAGGGTTTTAAATGAGAtcttgggtttcaaattagggtttcaatacAACGTTTGGGTTTGAAGCCAGGATTAGGATTTCAATGTAGGGTTTAAAACCAtgattagagtttcaaatttgggtttcaaatctgggttaaggttttaaattggGCCTTCAATTGTGGTTAGAGGCTTtgaattaaggtttcaagcttGGAGTATggtttcaaggtagggtttTGAGCTTGGGTTATGCTTTCAATTTTTGGGCTTcaaacaaggtttttttttaacttggtttAGGGTTTGGAATTAGCGTTTAACGCTAATGTTAGACATGGTTAGGGTTTTCAAGATAGGGTTACATTTTCAAAccaggtttcaagcctgggttaggatttcaagttagggttttaagcaAGGGTTTGGGTTCTGAAAAGGgttaagggtttcaaattagcgtTTCAAGCCTTGATGTGTCCTTTCAGGTGTGGAATCAGAATGGCCGCACGCCGTACATCACGTACGAGTACACAGTACTGAGAGACTCCCTGCCGCCCATGCCGCCGCCGCCTGTTTACACGGGCGCTGACAGCTCAGTGGAGGCTGGGCCCCTGCCGGCGCACAACGCCAGCCACGACCAGCAGACGCCCAGCTGGGGGGCGTATGGAGGGGCCGGGGGGCGCCGCACAGCAGGAGACCAATGAAGTCTACGAGGAGACCGCACACATACACTGTGACACGGACACACACTATACAGGTACACGAACACGCACACTTTTTgtcttgtgtatttttggtgtttgtttgtgtttccattgGTGTCTTTGATACCTTACAGGTGCCATTTTGTGTCTCCTTTTGTGTATCTTTGTACAGTTAtggaaaaagtcaaatataaaatattataaataaaaatatgaagtgGGGTGGgttgcttttatagtgtctaaacacctctaagaacctgtgagttgatatctaaATAGAatctgtgttgttattagtggtcgCAGCataagcaattaaagcctatagcgtgtctagGAATTTATCAGTGAATGAAGACCACATCACaggcatgttagtcaactggtgtatggagttgctgagctggcacattgaggaagggtgggcctgGCCCTCTCCACCCACAATGAGGGGGCCAAGCCAGTAGGCCCATCCTGTGGGGGACCTAGCCAGAGGGACGTCGCCCACCCCTAATCACTcccccagcccaaccgaagcgcccCAACCAGTgccaaagggaggggcaaggGTACCGGACCCCCCCCCAAATACACCCCTCCCCCCAGCAACCCCGGCCCGCACACCCCTACCAACCCtggagagcatgggggccccaaccaccaacagggcccaacgcaggagccagctgCCACTCGAAGAAGGTCACAGCCCGCCAAAAGCGAGCCCATGTCAAGCACCTGGCATGAACAATGAAGGGCGAGGGCGccaggagaggggagaggaaggtgGGGACCCAAGGGCGGGAGAGAGGGTTGTTGGGGGGGCATCTCCCTGCAGCCCGACAACCAtggccccaggagtcaagcaAACAGAAATGTGAATACTCACCACCCACCCTACagtattactatggttaccaggttaCCGACCATTATCCCTGTATGCGTGGTGGGGTGtcatgcattaaaattggggagactgttgggggtgaggcgagatgGTCCCGGGGCAATGATGACCCGTAActgtcacccccacccaggccaaccctaaatgagatgtgaatatgcccaatgtgtgaaatatgtacagtgtgagtaataaaaatgtgcagagtgtgtgaagtaagaggctagactcctgcgggTAGACCACACAGAAAAGGGGAGCAGCCCCTCCCTACCCTAGACCTAATTCTCAGATTGCAGATTTGCGCCCAATATTCATTATCAGAAGACACTGAGAGGTCTTATTCCCATTATGCGATTGGTCAGTGTATTGAATTAGTATTTAAGATTAATTTGATTGGTGTTCTTACTTTATAgtattgaaggaagttaccatctctaatttgaaattcttggaaaaaGGTTTCAGATGACATGATtgcattatttttgaataagtgaTGTAGGCGGTCAAgtccactttgttcccatgtgctgcagtaaagCGGTATTTTGTTCACCTCAAAATCaggattgtgccagattgggggGGAGAAATGATATAGTGCTAAGAGATTGCGTGGGTTCTAGACTTTGGACCAAGCCGATGAAGTGGCTGCAATAATcggattcttaaaacaattgtggtgtttgagacttgtgctgataaatgggaAGTCTGACAGTTTGGTGCTATTGCAGTGTCTGTTCTAgttccagccaagattgttgttcaaAATTTGCATGTCCATATTAATTAGTGACAGCGGTTGCTAAATAGCTGGATGAGTGAGGTCTTTCCCTGGTTTCAGTAGTAGTTTTATTGcggctgtgttcatatggcttctAATTAGGTTTTGAAATTACATTTCTTTAAtttcttattcattttaatgcctggtgtCACGAATGGTATATTAGCTGCAAACAATAAACACGACATAAATGCAGATGATTCCATAATACTATGTCCTATTTGACATGCTCAAATGTAATTGTAGTCCCAGGGATTTTGGGTATTatcaagaaaaacattgaaaatgccTTGATAACAGCTcttaaattaaactcttatgagCTATTATTGCTGTCatcatatttgtccaaacaaatgtgcctttagttgtaccaggcattaaaattgaaaaagaaactgAAGAGTAGTTTAAAAACCTTTTTACATGACTGTGTGCCCTTCTTTCGTACTTTTGTGTCTCCTTTTGAGTGTCCTTGGTGCCTTGTTTGTGTCTCCTTATGTGTGTCTTTGGATGttcgctgtgttttttttttctttgttgtgtcATTTAGCCATTTAGGTGTCTAATTCTTCTTCTCTGCGTATCCTTGACtccatttgtgttatttttgtgcatctctgATGTcctttgtgtgtatatttttgtgtgtccttGAGTGTAGTTTTGTGCATTATTGATGTTATTTGTGGGTGTTGAATGTCCTTTTTGTGCATATGGTGTCCGGTGTTGTCCTGATGAAGTTTGTGTGTCTTTTACTGTGTCTTTGATTcctttgtgtgtattttagtgTGACGTTGATGTCCTTTGTGTGTCCTtttaagcagaggtgggtagagtagctaaatattgtcctcaagtaagagtactgttactttagaataatatgactcaagtaaaagtaaaaattagtcatccaaatatttacttgagtaagagtaagaaagtactcaatgaaaaaactactcaagtaaagagtaatttgtgagtaacttcagattattattcttttttttaaatcagagcatgaacaacaacaaaaaaaaaaattacaaaaaaaaaaatatatatatatatatattcagaactgtgaggctgacgctctaacattcggccaccgtgccggccaccagccatatatatatatgggagtcgacacacacctgccaccatttaaatttttaagtgcccataaaccaacaacacatgatttgggccctacagaaacattatttgctttattcacttaaataacttcatgaagaagctatttgctgaccagacttagtgattgtgtgtgcgtgtgggacACCTTAGagatagtgctaatgttgccatatccactgccaaaacaacaatagaaacatctgcaatttactgcaaggtgttttctcaagttagaagtgggctgaaatatccaagtttgggcagtcacaattgaagagctgcatgacaaagctgttgtttttgggtctgtaaacacactcgtggggcttcccccccccccccccccaaaaaagagtcattttgattggcttgcAAAGGCTACATGCACGGTCCTGTGACTGCCTTCTATCgactgattggtgaattggagtcaactGCGCCAAtcacgtttgattggcgcaacggccgtcctatgtggaagtcgaagatggagtctaaaaatagacggcCACACATATGAATGGATAAATACGAAGTACAGAACGAtatgttgatcattgtaacggagtaaaagtatcgattcttcttcacataaatccatccatccattttctgagccgcttctcctcactagggtcgcgggcgtgctggagcctatcccagctgttatcgggcagaaggcggggtacaccctgaactggttgccagacaatcgcagtgcacatacaaacaaacaaccatccgcactcacattcacacatatggacaatttagagtctccaattaatgcatgtttttgggatgtgggaggaaaccggagtgtccggagaaagcccacgcagacacgggaagaacatgtaaactccacacaggcggggccggggattgaacccgggtcctcagaactgtgaggcagatgctctaaccagtcgtccaccgtgccgccttcacataaatactcaagtaaaggtaaaaagtacagtgcatttaaagtacttgacaaagtttatcgaaaatgttctttgaataaatgtaatggagtaaatgtagcgcattactacccacctctgcttttaAGAAAAGGAACTGAAGAAGCTGTTGCATCCAGAGACACACGAGGGACATGTCAAAATAGCTACAATGCACAAATTgcttgtgcgcgtgtgtctttgtgtgcgtcagtgacgtgcggtcagggtaggcaagtgaggcagagcctcactactccctggtggtctttcctttccactgcatgtgaatattaaaaaaaaaacttatgattacatgaaattgttccattttagttctagggtccgtgctttacattgattttctttttcaatccaataatttcaatgattttatcattaaaatagctgaattttcatatttcctcTTCAAATGCATAGGAAGTGCAGCTACGAGTCACGTTGCGTCATCGCTCCCATGATGCTTCAGGAGTccacgcacacatccattcaggcaggctgtgattggtaGACATTGctgtttcctcattacatcgccaataatatacgttttatcacacatgtactgcacttactgacgCTTAATagactgtctaatatatttaatgaaagtatgtgacatttagtctttcttatcgaccagaaaagccactaaaagtgcactgtggagtctggtatgtacggtgccaaaaccagcatgtggcagtgttgagcTGAGCTTCATAGAGCTTCAGACGTCACGTGACTGTAGTCAGTGCCTCACCGCAGTGCCTGTaatcatgaacctcaccgcacgtcactggtgtgcgtgtgtgtgtgcgtgggaggCTGGTGCTCGTGCAGCGTTGCATTATTGATGTCGCGCTCACACAAAGCGTATCAACAGAAGATAAAAAATTCACCCAGGGCCATTACACCACCCCGCCAGGAATACGAGGGTACTTGGGGCAAGGCAGCTTTTTGTGGGACTTCCCCTTGCATCTCACATATTGAATCTTTAACACTTTCCATCTTGATCCACTAGAGGGCAACAGCAGCGATACAGGGAGCACCGCCAACCCAGTCCCCGCCGACGTGCCCCTGGACCCTGAGGCTGATGCCCCTAACCTTATCTGGAGGGTCCTGCTGGAAGGACGCTTGAGCCCGGAGGAGCTGCTCATTAATATTTCCACCAATCAGCTGCTGGAGATGGAAGGAGATGGCTTGTTCTCTGCTGGCCCTGGCAGCCCGGAGCCCGACGGACCGCTTGTACTCAACCAGACCCTAGAGTTCACGCTCGGACGCAAACGCAATGACAGCAGCGCAGACATCTTCTACCACAACAAGACGCTCCACGCCGCGGGCAGGGCCGGCGGACGCTCCAACAGAACAAGGTAATGTAACAGAACTAGGTCACACAACAAAGCCAAGTCACACATCAGGCAGAACCAGGTAACACAATATAACCAACATGACCAGTAACACCACCAAGAGAACCTGGTAATATGAAAGAACCAACTGAGCCAGTTACCACCACCAACAGAACCAGGTAGAACAACCTACAGaaccatatatttaaaaagaacaagGTGATGCAACCGAACAACCAGGTACTACTacacagccaaaaaaaaaacaggtactaCAACAGAACTAGGTCACACAACAGAACCAGGTCACACAACATAGCACAACTCAACCAACAGAACCAGGTATTACAACCAACAGAACCAGGACTTGAAACAGAACCAATATCTTGAAAAAGAATAAGGAAATGCAACCGAACAACCAGTTACTACTACTCAGCCAACAGGACTACGTAACACAACGGAATCAACAAGGCCTGGTAACACAACTAACACAAACATGGTAACGTAACACAACCAAGAGAACCAGGTACTACAACACAGCCAAGTTGACAACAGAATCAACGACTACAACAACACAACCAACAGAACTAGGTACTACAATAAAACTAGGTTACATAGCAGAACCAGGTAACACAACACAACCACCAGAACCAGGTGCTATAATAAAACCAGATACTAAAACAGAACCAGGTAATTCAACCAACACAATTGGGTACTACAACACAGCCAACCAAACCAGCTACTACAACCGAACTAGGTAACACAACAGAACCTGGTAACACTGCATAACAGAACCAGGTAATACAACACAACCAACACAACCAGGAGCTGCAAGAGAATCAGATGCTAAAACAGGACCAGGTAATACATCCTGGGTAATACAAGCTGGTAATACAACACAGCCAACAAAATCAGCTACTAGATAGAACTAAACAAAACTTGTTCACAAAACAGAACCAGGTAAGAAAACACAACCAGCAGAACTAGGTACTACAACACAATCAACAGAATCAGGTACTACTACAGCGGCAACAGAAACAGGTAACACCGCAGAATCAACAGAAACAGGTAACACCGCAGAATCAACAGAATCAGGTAACACGACACAACCACCCTAAACAGGCACTAAAACAAAATCCACAGAAGCAGATACTAAAATAGAACTAGGCAACATAACAGAGCCAGGTAACAACACGACAAACAGGATTAAATACTACAATAAAACCAAAAGAACCAGGTACTACTAAGCAATCAATCAAACCAGGTAACACCACAGAACGGGTACTACAATAGGTACTACAACTGAACCAGGTACTACAACCGAACCAGGTATTACAACTGAACCAGATATTGCAAACGAAACGGGTATTACAATAGAACCAGATCCTACGGCAGAACAAGTTATTCAAACACAACGaggtattaaaacaaaaaccagGTAACAAAACAGAACCTGATATTGAGACAAAATTAGGTACTACAAGACAACCGGGTGCTTTAATGTTAGATGATGTATGTAGACGTCATGTTCCACAGGGGGAATTCAAGGCTCTACCAAAAGAACCTGAAGCTGAGTCCGGCCGACATGTATCGCTGGAAGCTTTCTTCTCAGGAGCCCTGCAGTATGACCTGC contains:
- the adamtsl2 gene encoding LOW QUALITY PROTEIN: ADAMTS-like protein 2 (The sequence of the model RefSeq protein was modified relative to this genomic sequence to represent the inferred CDS: inserted 1 base in 1 codon; deleted 1 base in 1 codon), producing the protein MQGAHTLPPSSLPPFHAFLLPHSRLLTRRQPRTTQHRXTRTHMHTHTRTLSGILNTKSDALGLQRGRMRVRSWVFGETGVVLLAVLTLMMSVGRLATTATAPLQEESSVASNSLEESQVTAFWWGEWAKWTACTRTCGGGVKSQERHCLKQRKKVAAFKDNMTCSGTSKRYHLCNAQDCPASGQSFREEQCWSFNSQLYGGHSYQWKPLYPDDYVHISSNPCDLHCTTADGQRQLMVAARDGTSCKYSSYRGVCVDGKCEPIGCDGVLFSSNTLDKCGVCQGDGSSCSRVTGNFRRGATTLGYAFITQIPEGSWDIQVIERKKSADVLAVTDQAGNFFFNGAYKVDSPQNFHVAGTVFKYRRPMDVYETGIEYIVAKGPLDQPVNILVWNQNGRTPYITYEYTVLRDSLPPMPPPPVYTGADSSVEAGPLPAHNAATTSRRPAGGRMEGPGGAAQQETNEVYEETAHIHCDTDTHYTEGNSSDTGSTANPVPADVPLDPEADAPNLIWRVLLEGRLSPEELLINISTNQLLEMEGDGLFSAGPGSPEPDGPLVLNQTLEFTLGRKRNDSSADIFYHNKTLHAAGRAGGRSNRTRGNSRLYQKNLKLSPADMYRWKLSSQEPCSMTCSIGVSKSFVTCIRYDGVEVHDMYCDALTRPEPVHDFCIGRECQPRWEASSWSECSRTCGEGFQFRQVRCWKMLSPGLDSSVYSDLCTMADLDRPVERRPCKSPACGPQWEVAEWTECTAKCGRRDQLTRDVRCSEESRPCDPMTKPPGVKNCTGPPCERHWTVSEWGPCSGPCPHGRMVRHVYCKAPEGRVVAEDQCPGDEKPLAVQPCGERDCPAHWLNQDWKKCNTTCGRGVKRRIVQCVGISGGKFLVFEEEACGADERPEDESTCFERPCFKWYTTPWSECTKTCGVGVRMRDVKCYQDRELVRGCDPLTKPVSKQTCSLQPCPTEPPDESCQDRPTTNCLLALKVNLCSHWYYSKACCHSCRALRSPVS